Within the Flavobacterium sp. N502536 genome, the region GTGTTTGATTTCAGGATGCTGAATTAAGTATTCCATTGCTGAGACAATTTCGGTAATTCCTGCCTTGTCGTCGGCTCCTAGTAAAGTAGTTCCGTCTGTAGTAATAATGGTTTGCCCTTTGTATTGCAATAAATCCTTAAAGTAGGATGGTGATAAAACGATGTTTTTCTCCGCATTTAAAAGGATGTCTTTTCCGTCGTAATTTTCAACGATTTGAGGTTTTATATTGGCTCCGCTAAAGTCTGGTGAAGTGTCAAAATGAGATACAAAACCAATTGTAGGAACTTCGTGATCAACATTTGAAGGCAATGTGGCCATGATATAGGCTTTGTCGTCTATGGTAACATCTGATAAGCCAATTGCTTTTAGTTCTTCGACTAATTTATTGGCAAGATTCCATTGTTTTTCTGTACTTGGCGTTGTTTTTGAATTTGGATCTGATTCAGTGTCAATAGTTACATAACTAATAAAACGATCTATAATATGTTGCATTTTTTTATTTTATTTTTAGGCAAATATAAGTAAATAGTTAAGGGTTGTAAAGCGACTAATTATGAAAACTGTAAATTAGACCGAAAAAAGTTTGACGCAAATTTCCCGGATTTGCACTAGCTATTGAAAGTTAAAATCCAATTTCACGAATTTAAATTCATGAAATTGGATTTTTAAGTGATATAAAGGATGTTTTAATTCGTGTAATTGATGATAAAAAATCTTTATTGAACACATCTGAAACCAATATGATTTGCGGGTGATTTGTAATCTCCTTTGCCTCTGGTGCCCACCATATAACGGGTGCAATACTGATCGGTACATAAAAACGAACCGCCGCGCTGTACTTTTTTAGGCAATTCTGGTTCTGCCGGATCATAAGAAGATTCAGGACCCTTAGGATTTTTGGCAACCCGACCGTTTTCGCTTAGTATCTTGTAATAGTCTGCGGTATACCAGTCGTTTGTCCATTCCCAAACATTTCCTCCAATATCATAGAGACCGTAAGCATTGGGTGCAAATTTTGCAGTTGGTGCAATACCGATATAACCGTCTTCGCCAGTATCTCCTTTTTCCAGTGGAAATTGTCCCTGATAAATGTTGGCCTGAAATTTTCCTTTAGGTTTTAGGGTATTTCCCCAGGCATACAATTCGCCTGATTTTCCGCCACGGGCTGCAAATTCCCATTCTGCTTCTGTTGGCAATCTTTTTCCGGCCCACTTTGCGTAAGCAGCGGCATCATCATAAGAAATTTGTACAACAGGGTAGCTGCCTTTTCCTTTTATAGAACTTCCGGCTCCTTCCGGATGTCTCCAGTCTGCACCGCGTTTGTAAGACCACCATTGCATATAATTGTTCAAATCTACTTTAGCGGGAGTAGGGGTAAATACGGCCGATCCGGCAACAAGATTTTCTAATGGAGCATCAGGATATTCTTCATGTGTAGGTTTTATTTCGGCAAAAGTGACATAACCGGTTGCTTTTACAAAAGCTTCAAACTGATCGTTTGTAACTTCGGTTTTATCCATATAAAATCCATCTACATAAACGCGATGTATTGGGGCGGCATCTTTAGTAACTCCTTTTATGCTGCACAGGCTTTCGTCCTCCACATTACTTCCCATAGAAAATTCTCCACCCGGAATCCAGACCATTCCCGCCGGAGTTTTACCGGAAGGTTTGTTTTTGTTTTCGATCGTTGGTTTAAATGATGAAGCTTCTGCTGGATTTGGAGTTTCGGTACAATCCATTGCGACTAATTTCTGTTTCGGCACAATAAGTTTTGTGTAGCTGTAAGCAATTGTAATAATGGAGATTGTTAGAATCGCGATAATCCAATAGGTTTTATTTTTCATCCCAAGTGTTTTTATGGAGTATAGTAGTTGTCGGTAAAAATAAGAATAAAGTTTAAAAGAGAATTTAATATAACTATATTTATTTTATAGAATTACTATTGTTTTGTTTGCCCGGTTGTGTTTCAATTGCTTTGTGTTTGTTTTCAGCGTTATATATGGGGGAAAAGAATGTTGGAAACAGTTTTCTATAAATCATAGTCACTTTCAAGTATTATATTTAAATTTGCATCCAAAAAAACAACAACACACTACTATGTATAAATTGATAATTCGCCCGATACTTTTTTGGTTTGATCCGGAAGAAGTACATTACTTTACTTTTTCATTTGTTAAATTCATTTCAAAAATTCCTGGTGTTTCATCAATTATCAGATCGATTTACGAAGTAAAAGACAGCCGTTTGGAACGCGAAGTTTTTGGAATCAAATTTAAAAACCCGGTGGGACTGGCAGCAGGATTCGATAAAGATGCCAAGTTGTATAAAGAATTGTCGGATTTTGGATTTGGTTTTATTGAAATTGGTACCGTGACTCCTGTCGGACAGGAGGGAAATCCTAAAAAACGTTTGTTCCGATTGAAAGAAGACCAGGCAATTGTGAATCGAATGGGATTTAATAATGGCGGAGTTCTGGAAGCCGTAGAGCGTTTGAAAAAGAATTCAGGAGTTTTGATTGGTGGTAATATTGGAAAGAACAAAGTAACGCCAAACGAAAATGCAGTTGACGATTATATCAGTTGTTTTGATGCTTTGTTTGATCATGTAGATTATTTTGTGGTCAACGTAAGTTCGCCAAATACGCCAAACTTACGTGCCCTGCAAGACAAAGAACCTTTAACGGCTTTATTGCAAACACTGCAAAACAGAAACGTAGAGAAGCAAAAAACAAGTACACAAAAGATAAAACCAATTTTACTAAAAATTGCTCCCGATCTTACAGACGAGCAGTTGCTGGATATTATTGATATTGTAAAAACCACCCAGATTGCAGGTGTGATTGCAACAAACACTACAATTTCCCGCGACGGATTACAGTCTGCCAATCAGGTAGAAATGGGAGGATTGTCAGGAAAACCATTAACGAAACGCTCGACAGAGGTCATTCGTTTTCTTTCGGAAAAAAGCAATAAAGCTTTCCCAATCATTGGAGTTGGGGGAATTCACACTGCAGACGATGCTATCGAAAAACTAAATGCAGGAGCGAGTTTGGTGCAGTTGTATACCGGTTTTATTTATGAAGGGCCAGCCTTGATAAAAGCAATCAATAAAAAGGTTTTAAAACAATTGTAAAAGCAATACCTGAACAAGTAGCCCGGCAGCAATCGCAGTTCCAAAACTGATTAACGTACCGATTAGAACATATTCGGTTAGTTTTCGGTCTCTGGCTTCTTTTAAATCGCCAAATCTAAAAATTGATTTCGCTGCCAATAAGAAGCCGATAGCCTCGAAATGACCTGTTAAGATAAAACAGAAGACAAACAGTCTTTCTAAGATACCAATGTAATTTCCCGCTTTGGAGAGCGAATTTTCATTGTGGCTATTTTGACTTTCGGGATTCCAAATTGAAATAATGGTTTTAATGAGAATAGAAGTTGGTTTTGTGATGAATAAAACTCCGGTCACTAGAATCCAAAATTGATTATTGAACCAATGAAAATGGATTGTTTCGCCTTTGTAGAGAAAAACAACGCCAATTAAAACTAAAATGTGCAGCAATTGGTCTACTATAAACCAACTGCGTTTTGTTTTATTTTTCTGGAAATGAAGTTTGATTAAATCGATAATGCCATGAGATACGGCAATAAGAAGTGCATATGGAAGAAATTGGATTTCTCCAACCAATATGGCGGCTAAAATCCCATGCAAAAGAATATGAAGATATAAATAAATACTTTTATGTTTTTTGGCTTCTTTGTCGGTTACCCAGGAGTTGGGTTGGGCTGTAAAATCACCTAGTAAATGTGCTAAAAGTAGTTTTATAAATAAAATCATAACGTTACAAGTTGTTTTATTTGTGTTCTGAAATAGCGGTCTAAATTCAATACCAAATCAAATTGAGCTCGTTTTTGTCTTCGGCTTACAGCGGCTCTTTTTATCCCTAATTTCGGGGCTAATTCTTCTTGTGATAAACTCGGGTTTTCTATTGCAATTGCTACAAATTCGGCAGATTGAGCTGGCCAATTGTCCATAAAAGTAAGAGCAAGCTGAATCATTAAATTCATTCTTTCGTCGATAACGGTATCGCCGGTTCGCAGCGCTAAACTTATTTTTAGTTTCTTTAAAGTCTCAAAAAGTTCCCCCGAATGTATAAAGGCAGAACCATTGCTTTCAGAAACTTTTTCAGCATCATGTGTTTTATTTCCAATGCCAATGCTCATTCGCGCATCCAGTTTTAAGGCTCTTAAATGTGCTTTGATGAGAATGGCGGTCAATAAAGCTTCTTCAGGATTCTTTATTTCAATTTGAAATTCATCCCCTCTGTAAATTTCCCATTGGAGAGGTGTTTCTCCAAAAGGAGATAAGATTTCCCTTAAAGAGGTTACCCAGTCTTTTGATTTTTGCTTTCTGGAATCGATTATATCTCCTGTAATTACACTAGTCATAGCTTCAAATATAAATAAAAAGAATAATAATAGTATTACAAATGTAGTTAATATTTTTTAAATGTTACGTTTTTGTGTAACACTATCAATTGTTACGTTTTTGTGTAACATAATAAAGTGTTACCATATTCTGTAATATAATTAAAGAAAATTATAACTTTTATTTCTTTAAAAAAGAAACTAACTTAGCCATTATAAAAGAGTAAGCTTTGAATAAAGAAATCAAGATTATCGAATGTCCGCGTGATGCTATGCAAGGCATCAAAACTTTCATACCTACCCAAAATAAGGTTTCGTATATACAGGCTCTGTTGAGAGTGGGTTTTGATACCATTGATTTTGGAAGTTTTGTATCTCCAAAAGCGATTCCTCAAATGCAGGATACTGCTGAAGTTTTGGCGCAGCTTGATTTATCGCAAACTACCAGCAAATTGTTAGCGATTATAGCCAATACACAAGGAGCATCGCTCGCTGCAGCACATGAACCTATTCAATACTTAGGATTTCCTTTTTCGATATCTGAAAACTTTCAGATGCGAAACACACATAAAACCATCGCTGAATCTTTAATTACGCTCGAAGAAATTCTTGAAATTGCCGATCAGAAAAACAAAGAAGTCGTTACCTATCTTTCTATGGGATTCGGAAATCCTTATGGTGATCCGTGGAATGTAGAGATCGTGGGCGAGTGGACAGAGAAGCTGGCCGGAATGGGGGTGAAAATATTATCGCTTTCCGATACTGTTGGTAGTTCTACACCGGAAGTAATCACCTATCTTTTTTCAAATTTGATTCCGAAGTACCCGCAAATTGAGTTTGGTGCGCATCTGCATACCACACCCAACAGCTGGTTCGAGAAAATAGATGCAGCTTCAAAAGCAGGTTGTACCCGTTTTGATGGGGCTATTCAGGGGTTTGGCGGCTGTCCGATGGCAACCGATAAACTCACGGGTAATATGCCTACCGAAAAGCTGATCTCTTACTTTACATCCAATAAAAAAGCCACAGGCCTCAACTCTTTAAGTTTTGAGAGTGCCTACAATGAAGCATCAAAATTGTTTGGGAAATTTCATTAGAAAATAACTATATTTACTAAACAAAGACAAATAATAAGTGATAGCAAATCAGCGTTGTTAGTATTTAGATAATGTATAAATACCATGAGACTACATTTTATAAAGAGAATTTCTCAAATACTATTCCTATCCATCTTTATTGCTTCATGTTCCAGTGATCTGGACTTTGATCAGACTAAAGATTTAAAGTTAGAACCTGCTTTTGTGGCTAATCTGGCTTATTTTGACGTCCCCGCAGCTTCGTTTATTGACAATGGTACCGAACAGCAAATAGCTTTTGATGTTCAGGATTTTGATATTTTTAAAGAAAAATTTTTAAGAGACAATCTCGTTAAAGCTGAGTTTGATTTTGAATTGGAGAATACTATAAACAGAGCTTTTACACTTAATGTACTGCTTCTGGACGATAACAATAAAATTCTTCAAACCATCACACTTGCCATTCCGGCCTATTCAGGAGGCACAAATGTTATAAAATATCCTACTGAAGTATTCGAAAATCAACGATTAGATTTATTAAAGCAATCCCGAAAACTTGGTTTTGTAGTTGTAATGGCACCCGGTCCGCCTTTAAACGGAACCAGTGCAGGCAGTTTAAAATTACGTTCAAGTGCAACCGCTTATATGGTAATCGAATGAGAAAGCTACAGCTAGTCTTAATAGTGTTGTTTCAGCTTTCTTGTTTGGCTCAAAATAAAGAAGTGCTGTATAACTTTACCGCCATTCCACAATCTTCGCTTGTAAATCCGGGGCAGATGTTGCCTATAAATATTATTTTGGAGTTCCTGTTTTGTCCGGAGTTTCGGCAAATTTGGGTTCGGGCAGCTTTTCGGCTTATGATTTGTTTGCCAATAATGGAGTGAATTTCAACGATAAAGTCCGAAATGTCATTAATAAATCATCAAGTAAAGATAAAACCCAGATCAATCAGCAGCTCGAGTTGTTTTCGGGAGGTTTCAGGATTGGAGGAAGAGACAGTAAGTCGTACATTTCGTTTGGTGTCTATCAGGAATTTGATTTTTTGATGTATGTTCCTAAGGATTTGGCCGTACTGGCATTAGACGGAAATAAAGATCATATTGGGAAATCGTTTAATTTGGCCGATTTAAATATGAGAGCAGAAATACTCTCGGTATTTCATGTAGGCTTTCATAAAAAGCTAAGTGAGAAATTGGTGCTGGGTGGTCGTGCCAAAATTTATTCGAGCGGTGCAAATGCTACATCAACCCGAAATTCAGGATTTATATATACCGGTCAGGCCGCGGGAACTCCTAATTTATACAATCAGGTAATTTCTTCCAATCTGGAAATAAGGACTTCCGGGATTGCGGCATTTACAAAGGATGAGTACGATGGGAGTATTCCAAAGGATCTTGTGCACAATACTTTTTTTAACGGAAGTTTAGGTTTGGGACTTGACGCCGGATTTACCTATTATTTTAAAGATAATCTTCAACTTACCGGAAGTATTGTCGATCTGGGGTTTGTGAGGCAGTCCAAAGATATTGAGACTTTAACCTATAAAGGAACGTATCAATACCAAGGTGTAAATCCTGATTTTATGAATTCAAACGAACCAAAGAACATTTTTGATGAATTTGATAAGGCAATACCGCGCGACACACTTTACAGTAAATACACCACCCGCAGACCAACAAAATTCTATTCTTCGCTACAGTACTCTTTTGGCGAATCACGTTCTGATGAAGAAGACTGTAATTGCAAAGGAAAAGTTACCAGAAAATATGTTAATGGTGTAGGAGGGCAGCTGTTTGCTATGGCTTTGCCAGTGGAACCTTTTGTTGCGGTAACCGCTTTTTACCGACGCAGTATCTTCGAAAAGTTAGATGTAAAAGCGACTTATACCGTTGACTCTTATTCGAGTAAGAATATAGGTTTGGGACTTTCCGGCACATTGGGAAAACT harbors:
- a CDS encoding formylglycine-generating enzyme family protein, with protein sequence MKNKTYWIIAILTISIITIAYSYTKLIVPKQKLVAMDCTETPNPAEASSFKPTIENKNKPSGKTPAGMVWIPGGEFSMGSNVEDESLCSIKGVTKDAAPIHRVYVDGFYMDKTEVTNDQFEAFVKATGYVTFAEIKPTHEEYPDAPLENLVAGSAVFTPTPAKVDLNNYMQWWSYKRGADWRHPEGAGSSIKGKGSYPVVQISYDDAAAYAKWAGKRLPTEAEWEFAARGGKSGELYAWGNTLKPKGKFQANIYQGQFPLEKGDTGEDGYIGIAPTAKFAPNAYGLYDIGGNVWEWTNDWYTADYYKILSENGRVAKNPKGPESSYDPAEPELPKKVQRGGSFLCTDQYCTRYMVGTRGKGDYKSPANHIGFRCVQ
- a CDS encoding quinone-dependent dihydroorotate dehydrogenase, translating into MYKLIIRPILFWFDPEEVHYFTFSFVKFISKIPGVSSIIRSIYEVKDSRLEREVFGIKFKNPVGLAAGFDKDAKLYKELSDFGFGFIEIGTVTPVGQEGNPKKRLFRLKEDQAIVNRMGFNNGGVLEAVERLKKNSGVLIGGNIGKNKVTPNENAVDDYISCFDALFDHVDYFVVNVSSPNTPNLRALQDKEPLTALLQTLQNRNVEKQKTSTQKIKPILLKIAPDLTDEQLLDIIDIVKTTQIAGVIATNTTISRDGLQSANQVEMGGLSGKPLTKRSTEVIRFLSEKSNKAFPIIGVGGIHTADDAIEKLNAGASLVQLYTGFIYEGPALIKAINKKVLKQL
- a CDS encoding DUF3307 domain-containing protein — translated: MILFIKLLLAHLLGDFTAQPNSWVTDKEAKKHKSIYLYLHILLHGILAAILVGEIQFLPYALLIAVSHGIIDLIKLHFQKNKTKRSWFIVDQLLHILVLIGVVFLYKGETIHFHWFNNQFWILVTGVLFITKPTSILIKTIISIWNPESQNSHNENSLSKAGNYIGILERLFVFCFILTGHFEAIGFLLAAKSIFRFGDLKEARDRKLTEYVLIGTLISFGTAIAAGLLVQVLLLQLF
- a CDS encoding SatD family protein, coding for MTSVITGDIIDSRKQKSKDWVTSLREILSPFGETPLQWEIYRGDEFQIEIKNPEEALLTAILIKAHLRALKLDARMSIGIGNKTHDAEKVSESNGSAFIHSGELFETLKKLKISLALRTGDTVIDERMNLMIQLALTFMDNWPAQSAEFVAIAIENPSLSQEELAPKLGIKRAAVSRRQKRAQFDLVLNLDRYFRTQIKQLVTL
- a CDS encoding hydroxymethylglutaryl-CoA lyase, with the protein product MNKEIKIIECPRDAMQGIKTFIPTQNKVSYIQALLRVGFDTIDFGSFVSPKAIPQMQDTAEVLAQLDLSQTTSKLLAIIANTQGASLAAAHEPIQYLGFPFSISENFQMRNTHKTIAESLITLEEILEIADQKNKEVVTYLSMGFGNPYGDPWNVEIVGEWTEKLAGMGVKILSLSDTVGSSTPEVITYLFSNLIPKYPQIEFGAHLHTTPNSWFEKIDAASKAGCTRFDGAIQGFGGCPMATDKLTGNMPTEKLISYFTSNKKATGLNSLSFESAYNEASKLFGKFH
- a CDS encoding DUF5723 family protein, with the translated sequence MSGVSANLGSGSFSAYDLFANNGVNFNDKVRNVINKSSSKDKTQINQQLELFSGGFRIGGRDSKSYISFGVYQEFDFLMYVPKDLAVLALDGNKDHIGKSFNLADLNMRAEILSVFHVGFHKKLSEKLVLGGRAKIYSSGANATSTRNSGFIYTGQAAGTPNLYNQVISSNLEIRTSGIAAFTKDEYDGSIPKDLVHNTFFNGSLGLGLDAGFTYYFKDNLQLTGSIVDLGFVRQSKDIETLTYKGTYQYQGVNPDFMNSNEPKNIFDEFDKAIPRDTLYSKYTTRRPTKFYSSLQYSFGESRSDEEDCNCKGKVTRKYVNGVGGQLFAMALPVEPFVAVTAFYRRSIFEKLDVKATYTVDSYSSKNIGLGLSGTLGKLNMYVLVNNVLEFKDVSKANSMAFQFGFNFIFNEDSDE